A single window of Phlebotomus papatasi isolate M1 chromosome 4, Ppap_2.1, whole genome shotgun sequence DNA harbors:
- the LOC129808550 gene encoding uncharacterized protein K02A2.6-like, which produces MADATINKELLQAILTMTTELKALKVERQGHQGSNEITIDILARSITPFTHNPDSELTFESWYNRYRDTFLEDGKGLSESARVRLLLRRLDASAYEKYASNVLPKNPAEISFDDTVKYLTKFFGRGESLFCQRRKCLQIVKNDLDDYTTHAGIVNRHCENFLLSSCSPDHFKALIFVLSLQSEKDVYIREQLLSKLETEPSEKINLEFLTDEARRLANVKVDSRQGVTQEVKFVKKEPPKSKGKTSANSGQKGKPPRPCFLCGEMHYSRDCPHKNTVCSECNEVGHKTSYCPPKRPTETSKKNNTSYKTQKKKTGNANAIFSVNSVSDQIMSRKFVTPRVNGIPIELQYDTAADVTIITIDT; this is translated from the coding sequence ATGGCAGATGCTACCATCAATAAAGAGCTTCTTCAGGCAATTTTGACGATGACTACTGAACTCAAGGCACTCAAAGTAGAGAGACAAGGGCATCAGGGCTCCAACGAAATCACCATCGATATCTTGGCAAGGTCAATTACCCCATTTACCCACAATCCGGACAGCGAATTGACTTTCGAGTCATGGTACAATCGCTATCGGGACACATTTCTGGAAGATGGAAAGGGATTGAGCGAGTCAGCTAGAGTCCGTTTGTTGCTCAGGCGTCTCGACGCTTCAGCATATGAGAAATATGCCAGCaatgtcttgcccaaaaacccAGCTGAAATTTCTTTTGACGATACTGTGAAGTATTTGACAAAATTCTTCGGCCGTGGTGAGTCACTCTTTTGCCAGCGAAGGAAATGTCttcaaattgtgaaaaatgaccTGGACGATTACACTACACATGCTGGAATTGTCAACCGAcactgtgagaattttctgttgagcTCCTGCTCTCCAGATCATTTCAAAGCCTTAATCTTCGTGCTCAGCCTACAGAGCGAGAAAGATGTTTACATTCGTGAGCAGCTTCTGAGCAAACTCGAGACAGAACCCTCTGAGAAGATCAATCTCGAATTTCTCACTGATGAGGCGCGACGCCTGGCCAATGTGAAGGTAGACTCACGCCAAGGAGTTACACAGGAGGTGAAATTCGTCAAGAAGGAGCCCCCCAAATCCAAAGGAAAGACGTCTGCTAACTCTGGTCAAAAAGGAAAGCCGCCTCGCCCGTGTTTTCTATGTGGAGAAATGCACTACTCACGTGATTGCCCCCACAAAAACACAGTTTGTTCTGAGTGTAATGAAGTCGGACATAAGACCTCTTATTGTCCACCAAAAAGGCCCACAGAGACGTCAAAGAAGAACAACACGAGCTATAAGACCCAGAAAAAGAAGACTGGAAACGCAAACGCCATCTTCTCTGTCAATTCTGTTTCTGACCAGATCATGAGCAGGAAATTTGTCACCCCTCGTGTCAATGGAATCCCAATTGAGCTTCAGTACGACACTGCTGCTGACGTCACGATCATCACCATTGATACCTGA